The following are encoded in a window of Streptomyces sp. SAT1 genomic DNA:
- the mfd gene encoding transcription-repair coupling factor has translation MSLHGLLDAVVKDPALAEAITAATDGNRMHVDLVGPPAARPLAIAALARESGRPVLAVTATGREAEDLAAALRSLLPEEGVAEYPSWETLPHERLSPRSDTVGRRLAVLRRLAHPRPDDPETGPVSVVVAPVRSVLQPQVKGLGDLEPVSLRTGESADLNAVVEALAAAAYARVELVEKRGEFAVRGGILDVFPPTEEHPLRIEFWGDDIEEIRYFKVADQRSLEVAEHGLWAPPCRELLLTEDVRARARALAERHPELGELLGKIAEGIAVEGMESLAPVLVDDMELLLDVLPKGALAVVCDPERVRTRASDLVATSQEFLQASWAATAGGGEAPIDVGAASLWSIADVRDRARELDMMWWSVSPFAADESAYGTEGDGDTLKLGMHAPDTYRGDTAKALADTKGWLAEGWRTVFVTEGHGPAARTVEVLGGEGIAARLDTDLGAVSPSVVHVACGCIDHGFVDPGLKLAVLTETDLTGQRTAGRDGARMPARRRKTIDPLTLEAGDYIVHEQHGVGRYIEMVQRTVQGATREYLVVEYAPAKRGQPGDRLYIPTDQLEQITKYVGGEAPTLHRLGGADWTKTKARAKKAVKEIAADLIKLYSARMAAPGHSFGTDTPWQRELEDAFPYAETPDQLTTIAEVKEDMEKSVPMDRLICGDVGYGKTEIAVRAAFKAVQDGKQVAVLVPTTLLVQQHFGTFSERYAQFPVKVKALSRFQTDTEAKAVLEGLREGSVDVVIGTHRLFASETRFKDLGLVIVDEEQRFGVEHKEQLKKLRANVDVLTMSATPIPRTLEMAVTGIREMSTITTPPEERHPVLTFVGPYEEKQIGAAVRRELLREGQVFYIHNRVESIDRAAARLREIVPEARIATAHGQMSEQALEQVVVDFWEKRFDVLVSTTIVESGIDISNANTLIVERGDNFGLSQLHQLRGRVGRGRERGYAYFLYPPEKPLTETAHERLATIAQHTEMGAGMYVAMKDLEIRGAGNLLGGEQSGHIAGVGFDLYVRMVGEAVADYRRQLETGEIEEEAPLEVKIELPVDAHVPHDYAPGERLRLQAYRAIASANSEEDIKAVREELTDRYGKLPEPVENLLLVAGLRMFARACGVGEIVLQGANIRFAPVELRESQELRLKRLYPGALLKPAAHQVLVPRPKTAKVGGKPLVGRELLAWVGEFLTSVLGS, from the coding sequence ATGAGCCTGCACGGTCTGCTCGACGCCGTCGTCAAGGACCCCGCCCTCGCGGAAGCGATCACCGCGGCCACGGACGGCAATCGCATGCACGTCGACCTCGTCGGCCCGCCCGCGGCCCGCCCCCTGGCGATCGCCGCGCTGGCCCGCGAGTCCGGCCGCCCGGTGCTCGCGGTGACGGCGACCGGCCGCGAGGCCGAGGACCTGGCGGCCGCCCTGCGCTCGCTGCTCCCGGAGGAGGGCGTCGCGGAGTACCCCTCCTGGGAGACACTGCCGCACGAGCGGCTCAGCCCGCGCAGCGACACCGTGGGCCGTCGCCTGGCCGTGCTGCGCCGCCTGGCGCATCCGCGGCCCGACGACCCCGAGACCGGCCCGGTCTCCGTCGTCGTCGCCCCCGTGCGCTCGGTGCTCCAGCCGCAGGTCAAGGGCCTGGGCGACCTGGAGCCTGTCTCCCTGCGCACCGGCGAGAGCGCCGACCTGAACGCGGTGGTGGAAGCCCTGGCCGCCGCCGCGTACGCGCGCGTGGAGCTGGTCGAGAAGCGCGGCGAGTTCGCCGTGCGCGGCGGCATCCTCGACGTCTTCCCGCCCACCGAGGAACACCCCCTGCGCATCGAGTTCTGGGGCGACGACATCGAGGAGATCCGCTACTTCAAGGTCGCCGACCAGCGCTCCCTGGAGGTCGCCGAGCACGGCCTGTGGGCCCCGCCCTGCCGCGAGCTGCTGCTCACCGAGGACGTCCGCGCCCGCGCGCGTGCCCTGGCCGAGCGCCACCCGGAGCTGGGCGAGCTGCTCGGCAAGATCGCCGAGGGCATCGCGGTGGAGGGCATGGAGTCCCTGGCCCCGGTCCTCGTCGACGACATGGAACTGCTGCTGGACGTGCTGCCCAAGGGCGCCCTGGCCGTGGTGTGCGACCCGGAGCGGGTGCGCACCCGCGCCTCCGACCTGGTGGCCACCTCGCAGGAGTTCCTCCAGGCGTCCTGGGCGGCCACCGCGGGCGGCGGCGAGGCCCCCATCGACGTCGGCGCGGCCTCCCTGTGGTCCATCGCCGACGTCCGGGACCGGGCGCGCGAGCTGGACATGATGTGGTGGTCCGTCTCGCCCTTCGCGGCCGACGAGAGCGCCTACGGCACCGAGGGCGACGGCGACACCCTCAAGCTGGGCATGCACGCGCCCGACACCTACCGCGGCGACACCGCCAAGGCGCTCGCCGACACCAAGGGCTGGCTGGCCGAGGGCTGGCGCACCGTCTTCGTCACCGAGGGCCACGGCCCGGCCGCCCGCACGGTGGAGGTGCTGGGCGGCGAGGGCATCGCCGCCCGCCTGGACACGGACCTCGGGGCGGTGTCCCCGTCCGTGGTGCACGTGGCGTGCGGCTGCATCGACCACGGCTTCGTCGACCCCGGCCTGAAGCTGGCCGTGCTCACCGAGACCGACCTGACCGGACAGCGCACCGCCGGCCGGGACGGCGCCCGCATGCCGGCCCGCCGCCGCAAGACCATCGACCCGCTCACCCTGGAGGCGGGCGACTACATCGTGCACGAGCAGCACGGCGTGGGCCGCTACATCGAGATGGTGCAGCGCACCGTGCAGGGCGCCACCCGCGAGTATCTGGTGGTGGAGTACGCCCCGGCCAAGCGCGGCCAGCCCGGCGACCGCCTCTACATCCCCACCGACCAGCTGGAGCAGATCACCAAGTACGTCGGCGGCGAGGCCCCCACGCTGCACCGGCTCGGCGGCGCCGACTGGACCAAGACCAAGGCGCGCGCGAAGAAGGCGGTCAAGGAGATCGCCGCCGACCTGATCAAGCTGTACTCCGCCCGGATGGCCGCCCCCGGGCACTCCTTCGGCACCGACACTCCCTGGCAGCGCGAGCTGGAGGACGCCTTCCCGTACGCGGAGACGCCCGACCAGCTGACCACCATCGCCGAGGTCAAGGAGGACATGGAGAAGTCGGTCCCGATGGACCGCCTGATCTGCGGCGACGTGGGGTACGGCAAGACGGAGATCGCGGTCCGCGCCGCCTTCAAGGCCGTCCAGGACGGCAAGCAGGTCGCGGTCCTGGTCCCCACCACCCTGCTGGTCCAGCAGCACTTCGGCACCTTCTCCGAGCGCTACGCGCAGTTCCCGGTGAAGGTGAAGGCGCTCTCCCGCTTCCAGACCGACACCGAGGCGAAGGCGGTCCTCGAAGGGCTGCGCGAGGGCTCGGTCGACGTCGTCATCGGCACCCACCGGCTGTTCGCCTCCGAGACCAGGTTCAAGGACCTGGGCCTGGTCATCGTCGACGAGGAGCAGCGTTTCGGCGTCGAGCACAAGGAGCAGCTGAAGAAGCTGCGCGCCAACGTCGACGTGCTGACGATGTCCGCGACCCCGATCCCGCGCACCCTGGAGATGGCGGTCACCGGCATCCGCGAGATGTCCACGATCACCACCCCGCCCGAGGAGCGCCACCCGGTGCTGACCTTCGTCGGGCCGTACGAGGAGAAGCAGATCGGCGCGGCCGTCCGCCGCGAACTGCTGCGCGAGGGCCAGGTCTTCTACATCCACAACCGGGTGGAGTCCATCGACCGGGCCGCCGCCCGGCTGCGCGAGATCGTGCCCGAGGCGCGGATCGCCACCGCCCACGGCCAGATGTCCGAACAGGCCCTGGAACAGGTCGTCGTGGACTTCTGGGAGAAGCGGTTCGACGTGCTGGTCTCCACGACGATCGTCGAGTCCGGCATCGACATCTCCAACGCCAACACCCTGATCGTGGAGCGCGGCGACAACTTCGGCCTCTCCCAGCTGCACCAGTTGCGCGGCCGGGTGGGCCGCGGCCGCGAGCGCGGCTACGCCTACTTCCTCTACCCGCCGGAGAAGCCGCTCACCGAGACCGCGCACGAGCGGCTGGCGACCATCGCCCAGCACACCGAGATGGGCGCGGGCATGTACGTGGCGATGAAGGACCTGGAGATCCGCGGCGCCGGAAACCTGCTGGGCGGCGAGCAGTCCGGCCATATCGCGGGCGTCGGCTTCGACCTGTATGTGCGGATGGTCGGCGAGGCGGTGGCGGACTACCGGCGGCAGCTGGAGACCGGTGAGATCGAGGAGGAGGCGCCGCTGGAGGTCAAGATCGAGCTCCCGGTCGACGCGCACGTCCCGCACGACTACGCGCCCGGCGAGCGGCTGCGCCTCCAGGCGTACCGGGCCATCGCCTCGGCCAATTCGGAGGAGGACATCAAGGCCGTCCGCGAGGAGCTGACCGACCGTTATGGCAAGCTGCCCGAGCCGGTGGAGAACCTGCTGCTGGTGGCCGGGCTGCGGATGTTCGCCCGCGCCTGCGGGGTCGGTGAGATCGTGCTCCAGGGCGCCAACATCCGCTTCGCGCCGGTGGAGCTGCGCGAGTCCCAGGAGCTGCGCCTGAAGCGGCTCTACCCGGGCGCGCTGCTCAAGCCGGCCGCCCACCAGGTGCTCGTCCCGCGCCCCAAGACCGCGAAGGTCGGCGGCAAGCCGCTGGTCGGCCGGGAACTGCTGGCCTGGGTGGGCGAGTTCCTGACCTCCGTGCTCGGGTCGTAA
- a CDS encoding ABC transporter permease, with product MTVLRTSLRNFFAHKGRMALSAVAVLLSVAFVCGTLVFTDTMNTTFDKLFAVTASDVTVAPKTAKNSETPQNGVPETLPAAALDRVRQAEGVKSVEGGVSSPNVTVVDRHNKNMGSSNGAPTIAGNWTSGSLRSMEITSGHAPHGPGEMLVDADTADKHDLKLGDELRTIAQTGDLTARVVGIAAFKVTNPGASVVYFDTATAQRGLLGTTGRFTQISVTAAPGVSDEQLKQNVTRTLAAATGAKAGAYKIQTAKENADENRKDVGSFMDVIKYAMLGFAGIAFLVGIFLIINTFSMLVAQRTREIGLMRAIGSSRKQVNRSVLVEALLLGFVGSVLGVGAGVGIAIGLMKLMGAAGMDLSTKDLTIKATTPVAGLVLGVVVTVLAAYLPARRAGKISPMAALRDAGTPADGRAGWVRAVIGLVLTGAGTASLYAAATADKASDGSAVLGLGVVLTLIGFVVIGPLLAGGVVRVISAVLLRAFGPVGRMAERNALRNPRRTGATGAALMIGLALVACLSVVGSSMVASATDQLDKSVGADFIVQGNQRIVPQAEQAMRQSPGLAHVTRYKDLDATLTSPDGQADKDGVTAADPSYADDLRRPVTAGNLKDAYAPGAMSVGSDYADKHHVHVGDTLSVAFKGGKTARLKVAAITSDDTAIDQGARYLSIATMEKYVPADRVPPNMIMFAKAEDGQETQAYAALKKSLEQYPQYQVRDQTDYKQELKDQIGQLLNMVYGLLALAIIVAVLGVVNTLALSVVERTREIGLMRAIGLSRRQLRRMIRMESVVIALFGALLGLGLGMGWGATAQKLLALEGLGVLDIPWPTIIAVFVGSAFVGLFAALVPAFRAGRMNVLNAIATD from the coding sequence ATGACCGTCCTGAGAACCTCCCTGCGCAACTTCTTCGCGCACAAGGGCCGGATGGCCCTCTCCGCGGTCGCGGTGCTCCTCTCGGTGGCCTTCGTCTGCGGGACGCTGGTGTTCACCGACACCATGAACACCACCTTCGACAAGCTGTTCGCGGTGACCGCGTCCGACGTGACCGTCGCGCCGAAGACCGCCAAGAACAGCGAGACCCCGCAGAACGGCGTCCCCGAGACGCTGCCGGCCGCCGCCCTGGACCGGGTCCGGCAGGCCGAGGGCGTCAAGTCGGTCGAGGGCGGCGTCAGTTCGCCGAACGTGACGGTCGTCGACCGGCACAACAAGAACATGGGCTCCTCCAACGGCGCCCCGACCATCGCGGGCAACTGGACCTCCGGCAGCCTGCGGTCGATGGAGATCACCTCCGGCCACGCCCCGCACGGGCCGGGCGAGATGCTGGTGGACGCCGACACCGCCGACAAGCACGACCTGAAGCTCGGCGACGAGCTGCGCACCATCGCGCAGACCGGCGACCTCACGGCGCGCGTCGTCGGCATCGCCGCCTTCAAGGTGACCAACCCGGGCGCCTCCGTCGTCTACTTCGACACCGCCACCGCCCAGCGCGGACTGCTCGGCACGACCGGCCGGTTCACCCAGATCTCGGTCACCGCCGCCCCCGGCGTCTCGGACGAGCAGCTCAAGCAGAACGTGACGCGGACCCTGGCCGCAGCCACCGGGGCGAAGGCCGGCGCGTACAAGATCCAGACCGCCAAGGAGAACGCCGACGAGAACCGCAAGGACGTCGGGTCGTTCATGGACGTGATCAAGTACGCCATGCTCGGCTTCGCCGGGATCGCCTTCCTGGTCGGCATCTTCCTGATCATCAACACCTTCAGCATGCTGGTCGCCCAGCGCACCCGGGAGATCGGCCTGATGCGGGCCATCGGCTCCTCCCGCAAGCAGGTCAACCGGTCGGTGCTGGTCGAGGCGCTGCTGCTGGGCTTCGTCGGCTCGGTGCTCGGCGTCGGCGCGGGCGTCGGCATCGCGATCGGCCTGATGAAGCTGATGGGCGCGGCGGGCATGGACCTGTCCACCAAGGACCTGACGATCAAGGCGACCACCCCGGTGGCCGGTCTCGTCCTCGGTGTCGTCGTCACCGTCCTGGCCGCCTACCTGCCGGCCCGCCGCGCCGGCAAGATCTCCCCGATGGCCGCGCTGCGCGACGCCGGCACCCCGGCCGACGGCCGGGCCGGCTGGGTGCGCGCGGTGATCGGCCTGGTCCTCACCGGCGCCGGTACGGCCTCCCTGTACGCGGCGGCCACCGCGGACAAGGCGAGCGACGGCTCGGCCGTCCTCGGTCTCGGCGTGGTCCTCACCCTGATCGGCTTCGTCGTGATCGGCCCGCTGCTGGCGGGCGGGGTGGTCCGGGTGATCAGCGCGGTGCTGCTGCGGGCCTTCGGCCCGGTGGGCCGCATGGCCGAGCGCAACGCGCTGCGCAACCCGCGCCGCACCGGCGCCACCGGCGCCGCCCTGATGATCGGCCTCGCCCTGGTCGCCTGCCTGTCGGTGGTCGGTTCCTCGATGGTGGCCTCGGCCACCGACCAGCTGGACAAGTCGGTCGGCGCGGACTTCATCGTCCAGGGCAACCAGCGCATCGTCCCGCAGGCGGAGCAGGCCATGCGGCAGTCGCCCGGCCTGGCGCACGTCACCCGCTACAAGGACCTCGACGCCACCCTGACCTCGCCCGACGGCCAGGCCGACAAGGACGGTGTCACGGCCGCCGACCCGTCCTACGCCGACGACCTGCGCCGCCCGGTCACCGCGGGCAACCTGAAGGACGCCTACGCCCCCGGTGCCATGTCGGTCGGCTCCGACTACGCCGACAAGCACCACGTCCACGTCGGCGACACCCTCAGCGTCGCCTTCAAGGGCGGGAAGACGGCCCGGCTGAAGGTCGCCGCCATCACCAGCGACGACACCGCCATCGACCAGGGCGCCCGCTACCTGTCCATCGCCACCATGGAGAAGTACGTCCCCGCGGACCGCGTCCCGCCGAACATGATCATGTTCGCCAAGGCCGAGGACGGCCAGGAGACGCAGGCGTACGCCGCCCTGAAGAAGTCCCTGGAGCAGTACCCGCAGTACCAGGTGCGCGACCAGACCGACTACAAGCAGGAGCTGAAGGACCAGATCGGCCAGCTGCTGAACATGGTCTACGGCCTGCTCGCCCTCGCGATCATCGTCGCGGTGCTGGGCGTGGTGAACACCCTCGCCCTCTCCGTGGTCGAGCGGACCCGGGAGATCGGCCTGATGCGGGCGATCGGCCTGTCCCGCCGGCAGCTGCGGCGCATGATCCGCATGGAGTCCGTGGTGATCGCCCTGTTCGGCGCGCTGCTCGGCCTGGGCCTGGGCATGGGCTGGGGTGCCACCGCCCAGAAGCTGCTGGCCCTGGAGGGCCTGGGCGTCCTGGACATCCCCTGGCCGACGATCATCGCGGTCTTCGTCGGCTCGGCCTTCGTGGGCCTGTTCGCCGCGCTGGTCCCCGCCTTCCGGGCGGGCCGGATGAACGTGCTCAACGCGATCGCGACCGACTAG
- a CDS encoding ABC transporter ATP-binding protein, with translation MTTAVTIPRHGGTGRPTAVAARARQVVKAYGSGETRVVALDHVDVDIARGQFTAIMGPSGSGKSTLMHCLAGLDTVSGGQIYLDETEITGLKDKKLTQLRRDRIGFIFQAFNLLPTLSALENITLPMDIAGRKPDRAWLDRVVETVGLAGRLKHRPNQLSGGQQQRVAVARALAARPEIIFGDEPTGNLDSRAGAEVLGFLRRSVDELGQTIVMVTHDPVAASYADRVLYLADGRIVDEMYQPTAEQVLDRMKDFDARGRTS, from the coding sequence GTGACAACGGCTGTGACCATTCCCAGGCACGGGGGCACTGGAAGGCCGACGGCCGTCGCCGCACGTGCGCGGCAGGTCGTCAAGGCGTACGGCTCCGGGGAGACCCGGGTCGTCGCCCTCGACCACGTCGACGTGGACATCGCCCGCGGCCAGTTCACCGCGATCATGGGCCCCTCGGGGTCCGGCAAGTCCACGCTGATGCACTGCCTCGCCGGTCTCGACACCGTGTCGGGCGGTCAGATCTATCTGGACGAGACCGAGATCACCGGTCTGAAGGACAAGAAGCTCACCCAGCTGCGCCGGGACCGGATCGGCTTCATCTTCCAGGCGTTCAACCTGCTGCCGACGCTGAGCGCGCTGGAGAACATCACCCTGCCCATGGACATAGCCGGCCGCAAGCCGGACCGGGCCTGGCTGGACCGGGTGGTGGAGACGGTGGGCCTGGCCGGGCGGCTCAAGCACCGGCCCAACCAGCTCTCCGGCGGCCAGCAGCAGCGCGTCGCCGTGGCCCGCGCGCTGGCGGCCCGCCCGGAGATCATCTTCGGTGACGAGCCGACCGGCAACCTGGACTCGCGGGCGGGTGCCGAGGTGCTGGGCTTCCTGCGCCGCTCCGTCGACGAGCTGGGCCAGACCATCGTGATGGTCACGCACGACCCGGTGGCCGCCTCCTACGCCGACCGGGTGCTGTACCTCGCCGACGGCCGGATCGTCGACGAGATGTACCAGCCGACGGCCGAGCAGGTCCTGGACCGCATGAAGGACTTCGACGCCCGGGGGCGCACGTCATGA
- a CDS encoding SUKH-4 family immunity protein, whose amino-acid sequence MVTYAQAQERAEEWINGDVPSYQHREVRVREFELGFVVWAEDRAEGPRSDGGRQRLVIARDSGEATLWPALPVGEVVRRYEEEYGRPETAAEPAAAAPPARVDLNQTSFLLSPPEWLQEAADKLGIPDRRGESGGTSGGPAAGGGADAGPGSGVGPARDESLPQTQAGVPVGAAGGTGSGAPGAPNVPPGATPWAGTDTNADAEEDRSVPLPVTVFAPPLSGADDTPPPPSVASDAKTALMEGGSRLPRTAVAPALDATGAPAPQAGPPSQGSTPPPGSTPSPSPAAGPAAPPPPPPPGASYGYPAAPGAPGAPAGPGVPPPPPVGSTPPPPPAPRAGAPYGYPQNPGAPGTPPPPPPPPGGAPYTPAAPAPGRPLAPNAGDIADAATSKAAPPPRRGHSAAPPPPPPGAPGAPGARPGPDPAAPPPGAPAAPAAPGGYAPTQLVSSLGPDGPEAAPQPPGAPQPPAAPGAPGGTTPPGGVHHAATMLADPGRTGGGAPQPPGPPGAPGAPGAPKPPPAPGAPAAPGVPGPPQAPAAPGVPGGGQGGVHHAATMLAPPPPGGPAAPPPPPPPPGAAPPPGQPPVPGPPVPGAQPPAYGYPPQGQPTVGPGYQAVLRYRAQDGSEQQLIRRSAPGTPHPEWQIFHELRGMNVPPDQVLELHTELESCQLPGAYCARMIREQWPQARITSIAPYGTDHASRQQGMRQLLAHQGELHQVADGPARPAPVRAPLPPVQPAPPLPPEAIAQELGAAFGPGVFRFEQAAVSRQGVPPVVAHTLVVAGLPLDMGPFFWAQAQPGRPVPTLAELAAERGVQPAPDAGSYLVMGSDFGKALCVQYGTANIVAVPVEAGPGGTAVPPQFVNTGLPEFARCLALLGRMWRLRHGLNQEQAGRWTVDFQAQLVALDPAALGSPESWWSVLLEQMWDGLL is encoded by the coding sequence ATGGTGACGTACGCGCAGGCGCAGGAGCGCGCGGAGGAGTGGATCAACGGCGATGTGCCGTCGTACCAGCACCGGGAGGTGCGGGTGCGGGAGTTCGAGCTGGGCTTCGTGGTGTGGGCCGAGGACCGCGCGGAGGGGCCGCGCTCGGACGGCGGCCGGCAGCGGCTGGTCATCGCCCGGGACAGCGGGGAGGCCACGCTGTGGCCCGCGCTGCCGGTGGGCGAGGTGGTCCGCCGGTACGAGGAGGAGTACGGCCGTCCGGAGACGGCGGCGGAGCCCGCCGCGGCGGCCCCGCCGGCCCGGGTGGACCTGAACCAGACGTCGTTCCTGCTCAGTCCGCCGGAATGGCTCCAGGAGGCGGCGGACAAGCTGGGCATCCCGGACCGCCGGGGCGAGAGCGGCGGCACGTCGGGCGGCCCGGCCGCCGGTGGCGGTGCGGACGCGGGTCCCGGTTCCGGCGTAGGTCCTGCGCGGGACGAGTCGCTGCCGCAGACGCAGGCCGGGGTGCCGGTGGGCGCGGCCGGCGGGACGGGGTCCGGGGCTCCCGGGGCGCCGAACGTCCCGCCCGGGGCCACCCCGTGGGCCGGGACCGACACCAACGCGGATGCGGAGGAGGACCGTTCGGTGCCGCTGCCCGTGACGGTGTTCGCACCGCCGCTGAGCGGTGCCGACGACACCCCGCCGCCGCCGTCCGTCGCGTCGGACGCCAAGACGGCGCTGATGGAGGGCGGCAGTCGGCTCCCCCGCACGGCGGTGGCCCCGGCACTCGACGCGACCGGCGCCCCCGCGCCGCAGGCCGGTCCACCGTCCCAGGGCAGTACGCCGCCTCCGGGCAGCACGCCCTCGCCGTCCCCGGCCGCCGGTCCGGCGGCGCCGCCTCCGCCTCCGCCGCCCGGTGCGTCGTACGGCTATCCGGCGGCGCCCGGCGCGCCCGGTGCTCCGGCGGGTCCCGGAGTGCCGCCTCCGCCGCCGGTGGGCAGCACGCCCCCGCCCCCGCCGGCTCCGCGGGCGGGAGCGCCGTACGGCTATCCGCAGAACCCCGGGGCCCCGGGCACGCCGCCGCCCCCGCCCCCGCCGCCGGGCGGTGCGCCGTACACCCCCGCGGCCCCCGCCCCCGGGCGTCCGCTCGCGCCGAACGCCGGTGACATCGCCGACGCGGCGACCAGCAAGGCCGCGCCGCCGCCGCGCCGCGGGCACTCCGCCGCGCCGCCGCCTCCGCCGCCGGGCGCGCCCGGCGCCCCGGGGGCGCGTCCGGGCCCGGACCCCGCCGCACCGCCGCCGGGCGCTCCTGCCGCACCGGCCGCACCGGGCGGTTACGCGCCGACGCAGCTCGTCTCGTCCCTGGGCCCGGACGGCCCCGAGGCCGCCCCGCAGCCGCCCGGCGCCCCGCAACCTCCGGCTGCCCCGGGCGCCCCCGGCGGTACGACGCCCCCGGGCGGTGTCCACCACGCCGCCACGATGCTCGCCGACCCCGGCCGCACCGGCGGCGGCGCCCCGCAGCCGCCGGGTCCGCCCGGCGCTCCCGGTGCCCCGGGCGCGCCCAAGCCGCCGCCCGCTCCGGGCGCCCCCGCCGCGCCGGGCGTGCCCGGTCCGCCGCAGGCGCCCGCTGCTCCCGGCGTGCCCGGCGGCGGGCAGGGCGGTGTGCACCACGCGGCGACCATGCTGGCCCCGCCCCCGCCCGGCGGCCCGGCCGCGCCCCCGCCGCCGCCCCCGCCCCCCGGCGCGGCCCCGCCGCCCGGTCAGCCGCCCGTGCCCGGACCGCCCGTGCCCGGCGCGCAGCCCCCGGCCTACGGCTATCCCCCGCAGGGGCAGCCGACCGTGGGTCCCGGCTACCAGGCCGTGCTGCGCTACCGCGCGCAGGACGGCTCCGAGCAGCAGCTGATCCGGCGTTCGGCGCCGGGCACCCCGCACCCGGAGTGGCAGATCTTCCACGAGCTGCGCGGCATGAACGTGCCGCCGGACCAGGTGCTGGAGCTGCACACGGAGCTGGAGTCGTGCCAGTTGCCGGGCGCCTACTGCGCGCGGATGATCCGCGAGCAGTGGCCGCAGGCGCGGATCACCTCGATCGCGCCGTACGGCACCGACCACGCCAGCCGCCAGCAGGGCATGCGGCAGCTCCTGGCGCACCAGGGGGAGCTGCACCAAGTGGCGGACGGCCCGGCGCGCCCGGCGCCGGTGCGCGCGCCGCTGCCGCCGGTGCAGCCCGCGCCGCCGCTCCCGCCGGAGGCCATCGCCCAGGAGCTGGGCGCGGCCTTCGGCCCGGGGGTGTTCCGGTTCGAGCAGGCGGCCGTGTCCCGCCAGGGCGTGCCGCCGGTCGTGGCGCACACGCTGGTGGTGGCGGGTCTGCCGCTGGACATGGGGCCCTTCTTCTGGGCGCAGGCCCAGCCGGGGCGCCCGGTGCCGACGCTGGCGGAGCTGGCGGCCGAGCGCGGGGTGCAGCCGGCCCCGGACGCGGGCTCGTACCTCGTCATGGGCAGCGACTTCGGCAAGGCGCTCTGCGTCCAGTACGGCACGGCGAACATCGTGGCCGTGCCGGTGGAGGCGGGCCCCGGCGGTACGGCCGTGCCGCCGCAGTTCGTGAACACCGGGCTGCCGGAGTTCGCGCGCTGCCTGGCGCTGCTGGGCCGGATGTGGCGGCTGCGGCACGGCCTGAACCAGGAGCAGGCGGGCCGCTGGACCGTGGACTTCCAGGCCCAGCTGGTGGCCCTGGACCCGGCGGCGCTCGGTTCGCCGGAGAGCTGGTGGTCGGTGCTGCTGGAGCAGATGTGGGACGGACTGCTGTGA
- a CDS encoding SMI1/KNR4 family protein produces MTTGRLGLGVPPGRRGGGQGAAPPNAAYAGQVVHFPDPVRAARHPRGVRVDEHGYPDFSPYARAAAQIADPPEGFGVDELRLTDYVSANAALAATGHELWDTVPSVATPHGWTWHHVAGGRRLELVPVEVKALLRHHGGIATANVDQAKRGTRPLQETRPAHFGLPKSGAAVTEQQVQGVEEDLGYRLPGAYRSFLKAAGGCAPVGTALDAELGLLVDQPFFTVREEAAVNDLVYVNKCLRDHLTKDYLGVGFVQGGLLAVKVKGERIGSVWFCAYDDVRDVDPAWPQPERVERLLLPCGEDFDAFLSRLAGSPPELETVANLMVDGGFAHAVPASSVGE; encoded by the coding sequence ATGACGACAGGTCGGCTCGGGCTGGGGGTACCACCCGGCCGCCGGGGTGGTGGGCAGGGTGCCGCGCCGCCCAACGCGGCCTACGCCGGACAGGTCGTGCACTTCCCGGACCCGGTCCGGGCCGCCCGCCACCCGCGAGGGGTGCGGGTGGACGAGCACGGCTACCCCGACTTCTCGCCGTACGCGCGGGCCGCGGCGCAGATCGCGGACCCGCCGGAGGGCTTCGGCGTGGACGAACTGCGGCTGACCGACTACGTCTCGGCGAACGCGGCGCTGGCGGCGACCGGCCACGAACTGTGGGACACGGTGCCCAGCGTGGCGACCCCGCACGGCTGGACCTGGCACCACGTGGCGGGTGGCCGCCGCCTCGAACTGGTCCCGGTGGAGGTGAAGGCGCTGCTGCGCCACCACGGCGGGATCGCGACCGCGAACGTCGACCAGGCCAAGCGCGGCACCCGGCCGCTCCAGGAGACCCGCCCGGCGCACTTCGGGCTGCCCAAGTCCGGCGCAGCGGTCACCGAGCAGCAGGTGCAGGGTGTCGAGGAGGACCTCGGGTACCGGCTGCCGGGCGCCTACCGCTCCTTCCTGAAGGCGGCGGGCGGCTGCGCCCCGGTGGGCACCGCGCTCGACGCGGAACTGGGACTCCTGGTCGACCAGCCGTTCTTCACGGTGCGCGAGGAGGCCGCGGTCAACGACCTCGTGTACGTCAACAAGTGCCTGCGTGACCACCTCACCAAGGACTACCTGGGCGTCGGCTTCGTCCAGGGCGGTCTGCTCGCGGTGAAGGTGAAGGGCGAGCGGATCGGTTCGGTGTGGTTCTGCGCGTACGACGACGTGCGGGACGTGGATCCGGCGTGGCCGCAGCCGGAGCGCGTCGAGCGGCTGCTGCTGCCGTGCGGTGAGGACTTCGACGCCTTCCTGTCCCGGCTGGCGGGCTCACCGCCGGAGTTGGAGACGGTGGCGAACCTGATGGTGGACGGCGGATTCGCGCATGCCGTTCCGGCCTCTTCCGTGGGGGAGTGA